The nucleotide sequence GTCGTCGGTCGCCAGCAGCACGGAGATCAGCACCCCGGCGGCCGACAGCACCACCGGGATCGGGCCGCGGTCCGGCGCGTGCACGCTCGCCGCGGTCAGGTGCCGTTGCGCGGCGGCGAACTCCCCGCGCACCGCCGCGAGCCCGCCGAGCACCAGCGACGACTCCATCACGATCGGGCCGAGCTCCGGGTAGCTGTCCCGCAGTTGCTCGGCGGTCTCGGCCAGGCCGGTCCACCGCCCGCGCACCCAATCCAGCCGGACGCGGGTGCCCTGGATCAGCCCGATCGCGTACAACGCGCCGGCGTCGGTCGCGCGCCGGACGCCCTCGGTCACCAGCCGTTCGGCGCGGTCGAGGTGCCCGGCCCACGACTGGCCGTCGGCCAGGTTGCACCACAGCCGGGCCAGCTGGACGCGCTCGGCGACCGTGCCGACCGTGTCCGACAGCGCCTCGAACTCCGCCCACGCCGAGCCGTCGCCGACGTGCGAGGCGGCGGCGATGCGGTCGGCGGTCAGCGCGAGCCGCAGCTCGGGGTCGTCGAGCCGCTCGTACACCTCGCCCGCGCGGGCGCGCCAGGATTCGTGCCACGACAACGGCGTCAGCCCGTCGATCGGCTGGGCGAGCAGGGTGATCCCGCGGGCGGCGAGGTCCGGCCGGTCGGTCAGCTCGCCGACCGCGCGCTCGACCTCCAGCCGGCCGCGGCCAAGCCCGCCGATGGTCCGGACCAGCAGCATGCCGAGGCTCAGCCGGATCGATCCGCGGACCGACGGCGGCAGCGTCACCTCTTCGAGGACGCGCTGCAGCGTGCCGAGCACCTCGGGCCGGAACCCCCGCAGCGCGACCTGGCTCAGCTTGCCCGCCACGCGCCCGACGTCGGCCTGGGAGGGGCCGGGTTCGGCGAGCACCGCCTGCAGGAGGTCGATCGCGCGGGACGTCTCGCCGCGCGTGATCGCCTCGTCGGCGGCGGCTTCCGCGTAGTGCCGCCACTGGTCGACGCGGCCGGCGGCGCGAGAGTGCCGGGCCAGCAGCGTGAGCGGCGGGGACGGCTGCGCGGCGAGCACGCGGATCGCCTGCGCGTGCAGCAAAGCGCGTTCGGGGCCGCTCACGGTGTCGTAGACCGCCTTGCGCGCCAGCGGGTGCCGGAAGCCGTACCTGCCGTCGCCGACCTCGCCGAGCACCCCGCCGGAGAGGGTGCCGAGCAGCGCGGTGCGGAGGGTGTCGCCGGAGAGGCCGGCCAGTTCGCCGAGCACGTCGGCTTCGGCGCCGACGCCGAGCACCGCGGCCGCGCCGGCCAGCCGCACCGCCGGCTCCGGCAGCGCGGAAAGCCGTTCGGTGACCGCTTCCCGCAGCAGGAGCGGGACTTCGAGGTTTTCGAGCAGGCGGTCGGAGAGCACCTCGCCGACCGGCAGCCGTTCGGCCGCTTCCTTCAGCGCTCGCAGCGTTTCTTCGACCACGAACGGGATCCCGGCCGTGCACTCGTGCAGCTTCGCCGCGAAGTCGTCGGTCACCCGGGGCAGTTCGAGGAGGTCGGCGGCCAGCTCGCGCACGGCCGCGACGTCGAGCGCGCCGAGCGAGACGCGGGCGGAATGGACCGCCGGGCCGGTGCGGAACAGCGCCCCTCGTGCCCCGGCCCCCGCCTCGGTCGCGGACCGGTGGGTGGCGACCACCGCCAGCTCGGGCGGCATCGTGCCGGCGAGGAACCGCAGGAAGTCGCGGGTGTCCTCGTCGGCCCACTGGAGGTCGTCGATCAGCACGAGCGCCGGCCCGCAGGCGGCCAGCAGCTCGCGCATCGCGCGGAACACGCGGTGGCGCTCGGCGACCGGGTCGGCGAGGGGCTCGGGCCGCGGAGGAAGCGCTTCCGCGAGCTCCGGCAGCAACGGCCGCAGCACACCGGCGACCGGGCTGAGCGGTCCGAGCGGGGTGGCGCCGACCGCGCGAAGCGCTTCCAGGACGGGCCCGTAGGGAAACGGTTCCCGCAGCGGCTGGCAGGCGCCGGTGAGCACCCGGCCGCCGTCGAACTCCTTGCGGCGCCCGATCTCCGCGAGCAGCCGGGAGCGGCCCATGCCCGGCTCGCCCTCGATGAGGACCGCGGCCGGGCGCCGCCGGAGCACGGCGACGATGGCGTCGAGCTCGGTGTCGCGGCCGGTCAGCCGGGCGGGTCCGGACCGGACGGACACCGAGGTGGGGCGGGGGGCGGCCAGCCACATATGACCTCCTCGACGCGCACCGATACCCCTGGGGGTTCCGGGGGCTCGCCCCCGGCTGGGGCCTGGGCTCGGCCCCGAGGGCCGAGTCCAGTGCGCGGGAGCCTAAGCAGCGCTGATCCGTCCGTAAACCTTTCACCGAATACGTGGCCGGTACCGTCGTCACACGTCCGCCTACCCGCTGTCACCGGTTTGCTGCGGGATCGGCGGGAATCGGGTCACCGTGCGTGCGAAACCCGGGCCGATCGCCCGTTCGAACGTCGCTTCACGCGTTCGAGTGCTGCCGGAGGCTACGGAAAGTAGTTCACGGAAACCCTACTTACGGACCTGTCCGACCGGGTGACACCAGGCGCTTGCGCCCGGCCGGAGCAGGGGATACGTCCTCGGTGAATGCGTATACCCATTCGCCGGGCGTCCGGATTGCACCGTAACGACCACTGCGGGGACGCTCACTCGGGGAGTACCACTGCGTGGCCGGTGTGGAGCCGCGCGTAACCACCTAGGGAGAAGCATGAAGATCGCGAGACTTCTCGGTGCCGCTGCCACCGCGGTGATGGCGACGGGCGCGCTGGCCGCGACCGCCGTCCCCGCGTCGGGCCAGGACCTGCTGAACCCGGACATGGTGCCCGCCATGCAGCGGGACCTCGGCCTGACCCACGACCAGGCGCTCGCGCGGCTGAAGAACGAGGACGTCGCGAACAAGGTCACCGAGTCGCTCACCGCGGCCCTCGGCGACGCGTTCGGCGGCGCCACCTACAACGCCGCCACGGGCAAGGCGCACGTCACCACGACGAACGCCGCGCTGGCCGGCAAGATCCGCGAAGCCGGTGCGGAAGCCGAAGTCGTCAAGTTCAGCGCGCGGCAGCTCAATTCCACTGTGGACAGGCTGAACGCCGCCGACAAGGCCGCGCCCGCCGCGATCACCGGCTGGGGCGTCGACGACGCCACCAACCGCGTCACCCTCGACGTGCTGCAGGGCCAGCGCGCCGCCGCGGACGCGTTCCTCGCGAAGTCCAATGTGGACAAGACCGCGGTGACGATCCGCGAAACGGCCACCAAGCCGACGACGTTCGCCAACATCCGGGGTGGCGACGCCTACTACATCGGTGGTTCGGCCCGCTGTTCGGTCGGCTTCTCCACGACCACCGGCTTCCTCACCGCCGGCCACTGCGGCGCGCTCACCGGCGGCGGCGCGCTGACCGGGTCGAACGGCGCATCGCTCGGCAGCTGGATCACCTACCGCTTCCCGGGCAGCGACTACGCGGCGGTCCGCACCAACAGCAACTGGACCCCCGTCGCGCAGATGAACAACGGGACCGCGGTGCGTGGTTCGTCGAACGCCGCGACCGGCTCGTCGGTCTGCAAGGCCGGCTCGACCACCGGCTGGACCTGCGGCACCATCGGCGCCAAGAACCAGAGCGTCCGCTACTCCGAGGGCACGGTCAACGGCATGACCGCGACCAACGTCCACTCGGCGGCCGGTGACTCGGGCGGCGGTTTCATCGCCGGCAACTACGCGCAGGGCCTGCTGTCCGGCGGCAACTCGTCCGTGACGTACTTCTTCCCGATCGCCCCGGCGCTGTCGGGCACCGGCACCACCCTCAAGACCAGCTGACCCCCCGGCAAGCGAAAGGGCGGGTTCCGGGCGCCTCCAGCGCGCCCGGAACCCGCCCTTCGTTCCTCGCCGCGGGAATGGGAGGTTCAAGGTCAGACGTTGCTGATCTCCTCGATCAGCCCGTCGACGTCGAAGTGCGCGCTCTCTTCGCCGAGCGGCACCAGTTCGGTTGACGCGTCCAGGAAGGTCCGGACGTCTTCGACTTCGAGCTCGAACGACGCATAGCCGTCCGGTGACTCGATTTCCAGGGTGAGGAAGTCTTCGTCATCGGAGAGATCCGGGCGGATCCGGACGTCGCCGAGGCCGGCCGGCTCGTCGAGCCCGGCCACGAGGAGGTCACGCGCGAAGGTCCACTCGATCCACCGGCCGCGCTCGGTCCGGAAGGCCACGGTCACCGCGAAGGGTTCGTGGGCGTGGTAGGACAGGCGGGACAGGACGGGCGTGGTGCTCTCGTTCAGCAGCACGAACTGGCTCTGGTGTACGGCGTCGGTGTGCACGGCCCCTCCTGGAGTCTCGCGGTGGTTCGCGCGGCGCGAACTGTTCGGCAAGGAGATGACCAGGGCCAACGGTCATGACGGAGAAACTCTCACGTTCACTTGATCGGTTGCATCCGTCCTTTGTGGTGTAACACCGGGCACACACCCCTTGCGCTCAGGCGGCCACGGGTGGTGACGGCGGCCGGCCGAATCCCGGCTCACGGGTCGAGCGGCAGGCTGAGCCCGACCTTCACGCGATCCATCGCCACGCTGGTCGTGAAGTGCCGGACGTTCGGGTTGTCGAAGAACATCCGCCGGGTGAACGCCTCGAAGGCCGCCATGTCCGGGCACGTCACGATCAGCACGAAGTCCGCCGTGCCGGTGACGTAGTAGCACTGCTGGATCGCGTCTTCGGCCAGCACCTGGCGGCGGAACCCGTCGAAGACCGCGAGGTTCTCCCGCTCCATCTCGACCGTCACCACGAACGTCATGCCCAGCCCGAGCGCCTCCGGCGACAGCACCGCCACCTCGCGCTCGATGACGCCGGCCTCGCGCAGCCGCTTGATCCGCCGCTGCACCGCCGCGGCCGAGAGCCCGACCTTCGCGCCGATCGTTTCGGCGATCGTGCGGGCGTCCGCCTGGAGACAGGCGAGGATGGCGATGTCCAGCTGGTCGAGGTCGGGTGTCCGCACTCCAGCAGGCTAACCGGCACCCCCGACAATTCGCCGTGGATCACTCCTCCGTGACGTCGCTCACTACCCCCTCCGAAGGGAAGATGAAACAACTTTTTACGTGAGCTCGAACACAACTGACCGGTCTACCAGGGGGTAGCCCATAGAAGTGGAAGACCAGCCGGTCGCTCCGCCAACCCGCCGGCGTGGGGAGGCTCTCCCGTGCCCGCACCTGCCGCCGTGCTGACCGGTCTCGGTTCGTGGTTGCCGACGAAAGTCCTGGACAACCACGAAATCGCCGCCCGGCTCGACACCTCGGACGAGTGGATCCGGACCCGCACCGGGATCCGCGAACGCCGCGTCGCCGGGCCCGGTGAGTCCACTGTGGATCTCGCGGTCGGGGCGGGCCGCGAAGCGCTCGGGGGCACGTCGGCCGACGCCGTCGTCCTCGCCACCGCCACGCCCGACCAGCCCTGCCCGGCCAGCGCACCGCAGGTCGCCGCCCGGCTCGGGCTCGGCACGGCCGCGGCGTTCGACGTCAACGCCGTCTGCAGCGGCTTCGTCTACGCCCTCGCCACGGCCGCCGGCTTCATCGCGGGCGGGCTGGCCGAGCGCGTGCTCGTGATCGGCGCCGACACCTTCACCACGCTCATCGACCCCAACGACCGGACCACCGTGCCGATCTTCGGTGACGGCGCGGGCGCGGTCCTGCTGCGCGCGGGGGAGGCCGGCGAGCCGGGCGCGTTCGGCCCGTTCGACCTGCACAGCGAGGGCGAACACGCCGAACTGCTGTGGGTCGAGGCCGGTGGCGCCCGGAAGCGGCTTTCCGACACCCCGGCCGACCGCTTCCTCGCCATGCAGGGCACGGCCGTGTTCCGCCACGCCTGCGCGCGCATGGCGGAGTCGTCGCGGACGGTGCTCGATCGCGCGGGCTGGATGGTCGGCGACGTCGACCGCTTCGTCGGGCACCAGGCGAACATCCGGATCCTCCAGGCGACGGCCAAGCAGCTCGGCATGCCCGCCGACGCCGTGGTCGCCAACATCGACCGGGTCGGCAACACCAGTGCCGCGTCCATCCCGCTCGCCCTGGCCGACGCCCACGCCGACGGCACTCTCGTGCCCGGTCACCGCGTGCTGCTGAGCGCGTTCGGCGCCGGCCTGACCTGGGGCTCGACCGTGCTGCGCTGGCCGGACCTGGATCAGCTGCCCTGAGGGCCGGTCGTCCAGGTCGGCGTCGCCTCCGCGCGGCCGCGCAGCTCCAGCTCGCCGTGCTTCTGCCAGTGGGCGGCTTCGCCCGCCAGCGCCGTGGAGACGACGGCGTCGCTGGCGAGCACCCGTGACGGGACCGCCTTGGCGAGTTCGGTGAGCCGCGCGGCCTCGTTGACCGCGTCGCCGATCACGGTGTACTCGAACCGGCTGCTGGTGCCGAGCTGCCCGGCGAACACCGGGCCGCTGGAGACGCCGACGCCGAGGTCGAGCTCGCCGGCCGCGCGCACCGCGTCCCGGATCGCCCGCGCCGCGGCCAGTGCGGCCGTCGGGGCGTCCGCGAGCCGCGTCGGCGCGCCGAAGATGCACAGCGCGGCGTCCCCCTGGAACTTGTTGACCAGCCCGCCGCGCGCGTTGACCGCGGAGACGACCGCGGCGAACAGCCGGTTCAGCTTCCCGACCAGTTCCTCCGGCGGGGTGCGATAGGCCAGCGCGGTCGAGTCGACGACGTCGACGAACAACGCCGTGACCTCGCGGACGTCGCCCGAGAGGGACGCGCCGTACTCCAGGGCGTGCCGGGCGACCTCGGCGCCGACGTGCCGGCCGAACAGGTCCCGCATCCGCGCCTGTTCGCGCAGGCCGGCAGCGAGCTGGTTCACCGACGTCTGGAGCAGGCCGATCTCGCTGGAGTCGTCGACGTCCACGACGACGTCGTTGTTGCCGCGCGCGATCTCGTCGAGCGCCACGCGCAGCCGGTGCAGCGGCGCCGCGACCGCCCTGGCCAGCAGTGCCGTGCCGATCGCGCCCACGCCGAGGCCGATCACCGAAAGCATGATCAGGCTCGCGGTGTGGTCGCCCGAGCCCGGCTCCGGGGGCGTGGCGATGAGCAGCACGCCGACCAGCGGGACGCCGCTGGCCAGCGCCCAGGTGACGACCAGCCGGGTCAGCACGGTGACCGGCAGCGAGCCGCGCGGTGGCAGGACATCCAGGGCGATCGTCATCACCGGCCGCGCCACCCACTCGGCCGCGAGGTAGGTGAGGCCGACGGTGGTGAGCCCGCCGAGCCCGATCACCGTGGCCATGCCGACCGCGTCGTCGCTCGAGCCGAGTGTCCCGGCGAGCACGGTGAGGATGACGGTGCCGATGAGCCAGAGGGTGCCGCTGACCACCGCCATGTCGACCGGCAGCCGCAGCGCGCGCCGCGCCTCGCTGGCCGACGGCGGGCGCCCGAGCACGAACCAGATCACGGTGCGGCGCTGCAGCCACGCCGTCCACAGCGTCCCGGCGAGCAGCGCCGCGGCGACGATGCCGGCCGCGGTCAGGCCGAGCACCCAGCCGCGGTCGCCGACGTCGTTCGGCAGGCCCTGCAGCACCAGCAGCAGCGCGACCACGCCGGAGCCGGCGACGCTCGAGCCGAGGCCCAGCCCGGCGAAGCCCAGGCTGGTGCGCAACACCACCCGGAAGTTCTTCACGGCGATCTTGCGCACGGCGTCGATCGTAGTGGCGCGGGCGCCGGAGTCGCGTCAGAAGCGGTACCGCACGATGTGCGCGGTCCGGGCCGGCGGCGGGAAGACCTTCAGCATCCGCAGCTGGAACCGGGTGATCCGCCCCAGCCTGGCCGGCACCTCCGGGCTCGCCCAGTGGCCGGCGTCCAATGAGGACTCACACGTGAGGCCGCAGCGCTCGAGCTCGCGCGGGTCGTCGACGCCCCAGTACAGCGTCGCGCCCGCCTTGCGCACCGGCCCGTTGAGCTTCTGGGTCTTGATGGCCGTCCGGCTGAAGAGGTCGCAGATCAGCTCGTCCGACGGGAACTTCTCGACCAGCCGGCGGAACAGTTCGGTGCCGCTCTCGGGTTTCAGGTACATCGTGAGGCCCTCGGCGACGATCAGCGCCGGCCGGTCCGATGGCACCTGCTCGAGCCACGCGAAGTCGGTCACCGACGAGCTGATGTGCGTCTGGTTCGGCGCCGGGGGTACAGCTTTTCGCGCAGCTCGACGACCTCGGGGTAGTCGACGTCGTACCAGCGGACCTGCTCCATCACGACCCCAGAAGGTTCACAACCTTGTGAAAAGACTAGCGCGTTTCGGGGTGGGCGGCGTAGTCGTGCGCGTAGGTCTTGGCGTCCACCAGGTGCTTGAGGGTCAGCTCGCGGGCGGCGGCGGGATCGGACCGGCGGATGGCGTCGAGGATGGCGCGGTGGTCGGCGACGGCCTTGCGGATCTGCCCGGGCAGCCGCAGCGCCGCCCGCCGCTCCTCGCCGACCAGGGCGAGCACGGACCGCAGCAGCCCGGCGACGTCGTCGTTCCCGGCGTTCTGCGCGATCACCCGGTGGAACTCGGCATCGGCGGCGATGACGTGCAGCATGTCCCCGGCTTCGGCGGCCTGCGCCATCTCGGCGACGTTGTCCTCGAGCCGGCTCACGGTCTTCGCTCCCGCGTGCCGGGCCAGCCGTTCGGCGAGGGTCGGCTCGACGGTGGCGCGCAGGTCGAAGAGCTTTTCGACGAGCTGGTCGTGCTCGGTGAACCAGGTCCGCAGCGGCTGTTCCTGCTGCTCGCGCACGTAGGTGCCGGAGCCGGCGCGGATCTGGACGTACCCGATGGAGGCGAGGACGCGCAGGGCCTGCCGCAACGACCCCCGGCTGATGCCCAGCTCTTCGCAGAGGACGCGCTCGGCGGGCAGCCGCGAGCCGGGCGGCAGGTCGCCGGAGTCGATCCGCGCCCGCAGCCGGTCGACGGTCGCGCTCCAGACCTGCTCGGTGTCCACGGGCTCATCCTCTCAGCTCGAGAAACTGTCGGGGGTGGCTGCCATGATCACCGGCATGGACATCTTGGGGGCCTGGGTCCGCGGCTGGGCGGTGTCGCGGGCGACGCCGGCACCGGTCGCCGAGCCCGACGGTTACCGCGTCGAGGTCGGTTTGCCGGGGCACCGGGTGCGCTACCTGCTGCGCGCACCGGCGACGGTTTCCGCCCGGGCCCGGGCGGTGGCCGAGCCGGGCACGTGGCTGAAGACGTGCGGCTCGCGTTCGGCGGTCCTGCCGGGCCTTACCCCGGCGTGGACGGCGGGGGAGACGGAGTACCTGATGGCGTTCGAGGGGCCGCTGCCCGCGGTCGCCGTGCCGCCGGGATATGCGGTGACGGTGGTCGGCGACGGGCCGGCGTGGGACGTGGTCGTGTCCTTCGGCGAGGCTCCGGCGGCCCGGGGCCGGATCGCGGTGGCCGGCGGGGTCGCGGTGTTCGACAAGATCGAGACGGAGCCGGCGCGCCGGCGGCGCGGCCTCGGCCGGGTGGTGATGCACCGGCTGGGCGAGGCGGCGGGAGCGCGTTCGAGCGCGCTGCTGGCGTCCGAGGCCGGCCGCGGGCTGTACCGCGCACTCGGCTGGCGCGTGGTGTCCGACGTCGTCCCCGCGCACGTCCCGGAAGGCGGTCAAGAACCGGAGGTGGCTGTCTGACCTGACACATCTGCGTCGCGGGGGTCGCCCACGGTGCTTAGGCTCCGCAGGTGATTGCTTCATGACGTGGTGGCACGCCCTGATCGTCGTGGTCGCCGGGATCTGGGCGGGGACCATCAACGCCGTCGTGGGGTCGGGGACGCTCGTCACCTTCCCCGTGCTCGTCGCGCTCGGGTATCCGCCCGTGACCGCCACCACCTCGAACGCCATCGGCCTCGCGCCCGGGACCCTCAGCGGTGCCTGGGGTTACCGGCACGAGCTCACGGGCTACTGGCGGCAGACCGCCAAGTTCGCGGTCGCGTCCTTCTTCGGCGCCATCGGGGGCACCATCCTGCTGCTGTCGCTGCCGAAGGACGCCTTCGAAGCCGTCGTTCCGGTGCTGGTGGGGCTGGCCGTGATCCTCGTGATCGTGCAGCCGAAGGTGTCCAAGTGGGTCGCCAAGCGTCGCGAAGAGAACGGCGAAGAGCACAAACCCGGGCCGCTGCTGATGTTCTTCATCTTCCTCATCGGCATCTACGGCGGGTACTTCACCGCCGCGCAGGGCGTGATGCTGATGGCCGTGATGGGGATGCTGCTTTCGGAGCCGCTGCAGAAGCTCAACGGCGTCAAGAACGTGCTCGCCGCCGTCGTCAACCTCGTCGCCGGGATCATCTACGCGTTCGTCGCGCCGGTCAGCTGGGCCGTCGTGCTGTGGCTGGCCGTCGGCTCGACCGCCGGCGGCTTCCTCGGCGCGAAGATCGGCCGGAGGCTGCCGCCGGCGGTGCTGCGCGGCGTGATCGTGGTGATCGGTGTCGCCGCCGTCGTCCAGCTGGTGGTCAAGCAGTTCGCGAAGTGACTGCGCCGATCGTTCCTGATCCGGCCACAGTCACGGCCGAATGGCTTTCGCAGCAATGGTCACGTGCCGCGTCAGGGGCGGCCTGCTTTAGTCCGGATCAGGAACTCGCGCGCCGCGGCCAGGAAGAGGTCGTTCTCCTCGCGGGTCCCGATGGTCACGCGGACGCCGTCACCGGCGAACGGGCGCACCACCAGCTTGCGGTCCAGCGCGTGCTCGGCGAACGGCACGGCCTGGTCACCGAGCGGCAGCCAGACG is from Amycolatopsis mediterranei and encodes:
- a CDS encoding FadR/GntR family transcriptional regulator is translated as MDTEQVWSATVDRLRARIDSGDLPPGSRLPAERVLCEELGISRGSLRQALRVLASIGYVQIRAGSGTYVREQQEQPLRTWFTEHDQLVEKLFDLRATVEPTLAERLARHAGAKTVSRLEDNVAEMAQAAEAGDMLHVIAADAEFHRVIAQNAGNDDVAGLLRSVLALVGEERRAALRLPGQIRKAVADHRAILDAIRRSDPAAARELTLKHLVDAKTYAHDYAAHPETR
- a CDS encoding SsgA family sporulation/cell division regulator; its protein translation is MHTDAVHQSQFVLLNESTTPVLSRLSYHAHEPFAVTVAFRTERGRWIEWTFARDLLVAGLDEPAGLGDVRIRPDLSDDEDFLTLEIESPDGYASFELEVEDVRTFLDASTELVPLGEESAHFDVDGLIEEISNV
- a CDS encoding class I SAM-dependent methyltransferase, with product MTDFAWLEQVPSDRPALIVAEGLTMYLKPESGTELFRRLVEKFPSDELICDLFSRTAIKTQKLNGPVRKAGATLYWGVDDPRELERCGLTCESSLDAGHWASPEVPARLGRITRFQLRMLKVFPPPARTAHIVRYRF
- a CDS encoding adenylate/guanylate cyclase domain-containing protein encodes the protein MRKIAVKNFRVVLRTSLGFAGLGLGSSVAGSGVVALLLVLQGLPNDVGDRGWVLGLTAAGIVAAALLAGTLWTAWLQRRTVIWFVLGRPPSASEARRALRLPVDMAVVSGTLWLIGTVILTVLAGTLGSSDDAVGMATVIGLGGLTTVGLTYLAAEWVARPVMTIALDVLPPRGSLPVTVLTRLVVTWALASGVPLVGVLLIATPPEPGSGDHTASLIMLSVIGLGVGAIGTALLARAVAAPLHRLRVALDEIARGNNDVVVDVDDSSEIGLLQTSVNQLAAGLREQARMRDLFGRHVGAEVARHALEYGASLSGDVREVTALFVDVVDSTALAYRTPPEELVGKLNRLFAAVVSAVNARGGLVNKFQGDAALCIFGAPTRLADAPTAALAAARAIRDAVRAAGELDLGVGVSSGPVFAGQLGTSSRFEYTVIGDAVNEAARLTELAKAVPSRVLASDAVVSTALAGEAAHWQKHGELELRGRAEATPTWTTGPQGS
- a CDS encoding sulfite exporter TauE/SafE family protein produces the protein MTWWHALIVVVAGIWAGTINAVVGSGTLVTFPVLVALGYPPVTATTSNAIGLAPGTLSGAWGYRHELTGYWRQTAKFAVASFFGAIGGTILLLSLPKDAFEAVVPVLVGLAVILVIVQPKVSKWVAKRREENGEEHKPGPLLMFFIFLIGIYGGYFTAAQGVMLMAVMGMLLSEPLQKLNGVKNVLAAVVNLVAGIIYAFVAPVSWAVVLWLAVGSTAGGFLGAKIGRRLPPAVLRGVIVVIGVAAVVQLVVKQFAK
- a CDS encoding Lrp/AsnC family transcriptional regulator codes for the protein MRTPDLDQLDIAILACLQADARTIAETIGAKVGLSAAAVQRRIKRLREAGVIEREVAVLSPEALGLGMTFVVTVEMERENLAVFDGFRRQVLAEDAIQQCYYVTGTADFVLIVTCPDMAAFEAFTRRMFFDNPNVRHFTTSVAMDRVKVGLSLPLDP
- a CDS encoding beta-ketoacyl-ACP synthase III, with product MPAPAAVLTGLGSWLPTKVLDNHEIAARLDTSDEWIRTRTGIRERRVAGPGESTVDLAVGAGREALGGTSADAVVLATATPDQPCPASAPQVAARLGLGTAAAFDVNAVCSGFVYALATAAGFIAGGLAERVLVIGADTFTTLIDPNDRTTVPIFGDGAGAVLLRAGEAGEPGAFGPFDLHSEGEHAELLWVEAGGARKRLSDTPADRFLAMQGTAVFRHACARMAESSRTVLDRAGWMVGDVDRFVGHQANIRILQATAKQLGMPADAVVANIDRVGNTSAASIPLALADAHADGTLVPGHRVLLSAFGAGLTWGSTVLRWPDLDQLP
- a CDS encoding ATP-binding protein — encoded protein: MWLAAPRPTSVSVRSGPARLTGRDTELDAIVAVLRRRPAAVLIEGEPGMGRSRLLAEIGRRKEFDGGRVLTGACQPLREPFPYGPVLEALRAVGATPLGPLSPVAGVLRPLLPELAEALPPRPEPLADPVAERHRVFRAMRELLAACGPALVLIDDLQWADEDTRDFLRFLAGTMPPELAVVATHRSATEAGAGARGALFRTGPAVHSARVSLGALDVAAVRELAADLLELPRVTDDFAAKLHECTAGIPFVVEETLRALKEAAERLPVGEVLSDRLLENLEVPLLLREAVTERLSALPEPAVRLAGAAAVLGVGAEADVLGELAGLSGDTLRTALLGTLSGGVLGEVGDGRYGFRHPLARKAVYDTVSGPERALLHAQAIRVLAAQPSPPLTLLARHSRAAGRVDQWRHYAEAAADEAITRGETSRAIDLLQAVLAEPGPSQADVGRVAGKLSQVALRGFRPEVLGTLQRVLEEVTLPPSVRGSIRLSLGMLLVRTIGGLGRGRLEVERAVGELTDRPDLAARGITLLAQPIDGLTPLSWHESWRARAGEVYERLDDPELRLALTADRIAAASHVGDGSAWAEFEALSDTVGTVAERVQLARLWCNLADGQSWAGHLDRAERLVTEGVRRATDAGALYAIGLIQGTRVRLDWVRGRWTGLAETAEQLRDSYPELGPIVMESSLVLGGLAAVRGEFAAAQRHLTAASVHAPDRGPIPVVLSAAGVLISVLLATDDVDGACAAADTAVAAAGRKGVWIWAAALVPAAAQAYARAGRWPEADNVVEAFARGIEGRDAPMAAAALTAGRAVLLEARGKHLAAATLYDEAVSGYAALPMPYPATAMRERASMCRLAAGNRSAVDELTAAAEAYEQLGATRDAGRCRHQLREHGAWAPSQRGRRGYGSELSPREREVARMLAEGRTNREIADGLFLSPRTVEQHVAKVLRKLGARSRTDVARKLPGEVTTAPAG
- a CDS encoding S1 family peptidase, with translation MKIARLLGAAATAVMATGALAATAVPASGQDLLNPDMVPAMQRDLGLTHDQALARLKNEDVANKVTESLTAALGDAFGGATYNAATGKAHVTTTNAALAGKIREAGAEAEVVKFSARQLNSTVDRLNAADKAAPAAITGWGVDDATNRVTLDVLQGQRAAADAFLAKSNVDKTAVTIRETATKPTTFANIRGGDAYYIGGSARCSVGFSTTTGFLTAGHCGALTGGGALTGSNGASLGSWITYRFPGSDYAAVRTNSNWTPVAQMNNGTAVRGSSNAATGSSVCKAGSTTGWTCGTIGAKNQSVRYSEGTVNGMTATNVHSAAGDSGGGFIAGNYAQGLLSGGNSSVTYFFPIAPALSGTGTTLKTS